Proteins from one Polymorphobacter megasporae genomic window:
- a CDS encoding alpha/beta fold hydrolase, which produces MIRALIAFLFVAAALPPGAAAAKDGDRRAFVIHDFKLENGAILPEARVMYATYGTLNAARDNAILLPSHYMADAHGYEWLIGSDKALDPAKYFIVATELFGNGKSSSPSNTPEPFHGPHFPVATIRDNVEAVHRLLGETFHLAHLRAVIGFSMGGEQAFQWAVSHPDFADRIVVTSATARAWPAGIVRLRSEIAAIETDPVFAKGDYKEQPRAGLKAFGAVWAAWLFSPQWWRDELWRSYSKPGTTFDDVYEGFHQDFIPGADANDLILQMRTWEKHDVGTTPGFNGDTKRALASIKVPLLYMPSETDMYFPVGDAHYEAQFIPHVTLMPIPSLWGHTAGAASNPADGKFLNDKIAAFLAAK; this is translated from the coding sequence ATGATCAGGGCCCTCATCGCATTCCTCTTCGTCGCCGCAGCGCTTCCCCCCGGCGCTGCGGCGGCGAAGGACGGCGACCGCCGCGCCTTCGTCATCCACGACTTCAAGCTTGAGAACGGCGCAATTCTGCCTGAGGCGCGGGTGATGTACGCGACCTACGGCACGCTCAACGCCGCGCGCGACAACGCCATCCTGCTGCCGTCGCACTACATGGCCGATGCGCACGGCTACGAATGGCTGATCGGGTCCGACAAGGCGCTCGACCCGGCGAAGTATTTCATCGTCGCGACCGAGCTTTTCGGCAACGGCAAGTCATCGTCGCCGAGCAACACCCCCGAGCCGTTCCACGGCCCGCACTTCCCGGTCGCCACGATCCGCGACAACGTCGAGGCAGTCCACCGCCTGCTCGGCGAGACCTTCCACCTCGCCCACCTCCGCGCGGTGATCGGCTTTTCGATGGGCGGCGAGCAGGCGTTCCAGTGGGCGGTCAGCCATCCCGACTTCGCCGACCGCATCGTCGTCACCTCGGCGACCGCGAGGGCATGGCCGGCCGGCATCGTCCGGCTGCGCAGCGAAATCGCCGCGATCGAGACCGACCCGGTGTTCGCCAAGGGTGACTATAAGGAACAGCCGCGCGCGGGGCTCAAGGCGTTCGGCGCGGTCTGGGCGGCGTGGCTATTCTCGCCACAGTGGTGGCGCGACGAGCTGTGGCGGTCGTATTCGAAGCCCGGCACGACCTTTGACGACGTCTACGAGGGTTTCCATCAGGACTTCATCCCAGGGGCCGACGCCAACGACCTGATCCTCCAGATGCGGACGTGGGAAAAGCACGACGTCGGGACGACCCCGGGCTTCAACGGCGACACCAAGCGCGCGCTGGCCTCAATCAAAGTGCCGTTGCTGTACATGCCGTCCGAAACCGACATGTATTTCCCGGTCGGTGACGCGCACTACGAGGCGCAGTTCATCCCGCACGTCACCCTGATGCCGATCCCGTCACTATGGGGCCATACCGCCGGCGCGGCGAGCAACCCCGCCGATGGAAAATTCCTCAACGACAAGATTGCGGCTTTCCTCGCCGCCAAGTGA